From a single Collibacillus ludicampi genomic region:
- a CDS encoding DUF554 domain-containing protein, giving the protein MVLLGTIVNSVSILAGSILGLFLSGIPERLKATVLHGIGLAVFIIGASMGMKAGEDILLVIISVVLGGFLGEWMDIQGKLEAIGKYTEKKLKRYGKGKIAEAFVFSSLVYVIGAMAIVGAMESGLTLKNTTLYTKAMIDGISSIIFSSTLGIGVAMSAIPVFLYQGSIALCAEWLRSVLQDSVINTMTATGGILIMGISLQILEVKKIHVANLLPSIFIAALLKWLQIRLFN; this is encoded by the coding sequence TTGGTTTTACTGGGTACAATCGTCAATTCCGTATCGATTCTGGCTGGCTCGATTCTCGGGTTGTTTTTGAGCGGCATACCTGAACGCTTGAAAGCAACCGTCCTGCATGGGATCGGGCTCGCCGTATTTATTATCGGTGCTTCCATGGGAATGAAGGCCGGAGAAGATATCCTCCTCGTGATTATTTCGGTCGTACTTGGCGGTTTTCTCGGAGAATGGATGGATATTCAGGGGAAGCTTGAAGCTATCGGTAAGTATACGGAAAAGAAACTCAAACGATATGGAAAAGGAAAAATTGCGGAAGCGTTCGTCTTTTCTTCTCTTGTGTACGTCATTGGAGCTATGGCGATCGTTGGAGCGATGGAAAGCGGTTTGACGTTAAAGAATACCACGTTGTATACAAAAGCGATGATCGATGGTATCTCTTCGATCATTTTTTCCTCAACGCTCGGCATCGGTGTTGCGATGTCGGCGATCCCGGTGTTCCTTTATCAGGGGTCCATCGCTCTTTGTGCGGAATGGTTGCGAAGTGTGTTACAGGACTCCGTCATCAATACCATGACCGCGACAGGAGGGATCTTAATTATGGGAATCTCTCTGCAAATCCTCGAAGTTAAAAAGATCCATGTGGCGAATTTGCTCCCTTCTATCTTTATAGCCGCTCTGTTAAAATGGTTGCAAATTCGCCTATTCAACTAA
- a CDS encoding DUF4446 family protein, protein MDAVTWIQSNLVVVIYGMVGLLILSWLWIWMLARRISRIQKRQKKWVQGQVPANLEDALLTYKDELKQLDEKIHQILAEMEEQKRLTQKNVGPVGIVRFNAFDEMGGDLSFAVAILNGQKNGVVISSIYGREEQRTYAKPIENGSSVYLLSDEEKEAVKQAIQKMES, encoded by the coding sequence ATGGATGCAGTAACATGGATACAGTCAAATTTGGTTGTGGTTATCTACGGGATGGTCGGTCTTCTTATCTTATCATGGCTATGGATCTGGATGCTTGCCAGGCGGATTTCACGCATTCAAAAGCGGCAGAAAAAGTGGGTGCAAGGGCAGGTTCCCGCAAATTTGGAAGACGCTTTACTTACTTACAAAGATGAGTTGAAGCAACTGGATGAAAAAATTCATCAGATCCTTGCGGAAATGGAAGAGCAAAAGAGGCTGACGCAAAAAAATGTTGGTCCCGTAGGCATCGTACGCTTTAATGCATTTGATGAGATGGGGGGAGATTTAAGTTTCGCCGTTGCGATCTTAAACGGACAAAAAAACGGTGTGGTGATCTCCAGTATCTATGGTCGGGAAGAACAACGGACATACGCAAAGCCGATTGAAAATGGTTCTTCCGTTTATTTGTTAAGTGATGAAGAAAAGGAAGCGGTAAAACAGGCGATTCAAAAAATGGAGTCATAA